CTCGTCCGAACCAAAGAACTTTTCGGCGAGCATGTCGTCACGACCCGCGACTATCGGGAGATTCTCGCGCGATCAGATGTAGACGCCGTCATCATTGCCACCTCGGATCACTGGCATGCTCCCATTGCCATCGAGGCAATGAAGGCTGGTAAGGACGTGTATTGCGAAAAGCCGATGGTTCACAGTCTCGACGAGGGACACCGGGTCATCGAAACAGCCCGTCAGACGAATCGCATCATCCAGATCGGCAGCCAGCGCGTCAGTTCGATCGTCTACCAGAAGGCGAAGGAAATTTTCGCCTCCGGCGCATTGGGAGAAGTAAACCTGGTCGAAGCCTGGTGGAATCGAAACTCGGCCATCGGCGCGTGGCAGTATACGATTCCGCCCGATGCCTCCCCACAGACGGTGGATTGGGACCGGTTTCTCGGCAAAGCACCGCGCGTTCCCTTCGATCCGGTTCGGTTTTTCCGCTGGCGCAACTATCGTGACTACGGAACGGGCGTCGCCGGCGATCTGTTTGTTCATCTTTTCTCCGGTCTCCACTTTATCACCGGCGCTCTGGGTCCGACGCGGGTGCAAACGACCGGCGGGCTCCGCTACTGGAAGGATGGTCGTGATG
The sequence above is drawn from the Blastocatellia bacterium genome and encodes:
- a CDS encoding Gfo/Idh/MocA family oxidoreductase; amino-acid sequence: LVRTKELFGEHVVTTRDYREILARSDVDAVIIATSDHWHAPIAIEAMKAGKDVYCEKPMVHSLDEGHRVIETARQTNRIIQIGSQRVSSIVYQKAKEIFASGALGEVNLVEAWWNRNSAIGAWQYTIPPDASPQTVDWDRFLGKAPRVPFDPVRFFRWRNYRDYGTGVAGDLFVHLFSGLHFITGALGPTRVQTTGGLRYWKDGRDVPDVMLGLYDYPESATHPEFTLFLKVNFADAAGETSGFRFVGSEGVMTIGNGVTLMRKPRPKEPGYTIETFPKAVQEAFLKEYREKYPQAGQSLSPSSEETYLPPPRYSDLNDHLANFIRAVRTRQPVVEDAVFGFRAAGPALLSNLSYFDVRAYRWDPVQMAITEAEPPVGKS